One genomic segment of Mesoterricola silvestris includes these proteins:
- a CDS encoding glycoside hydrolase family 10 protein, translating to MVREGLKRLAALAAAAAFLGCVPLRRTPPPAPREFRGAWVASVANIDWPSRPGLGAEAQRQEARDLVALARARGLNALILQVRPGADALYPSALEPWSEYLTGEQGRPPSPCYDPLAFWIREAHAAGLELHAWFNPYRARPSSAHSPLAPGHVARARPGLVRAYGDQLWLDPGEPEALERALAVILDVVRRYDVDGVHIDDYFYPYPVKDAAGQPVDFPDEAPWRAYLAAGGTLSRPDWRRHNVDALVERIYAEVHRVRPTVRVGVSPFGVGRPGPGFSQYEELYADVETWLARGWVDYLAPQLYWKRDSPGQPFGPLLDYWQGRNVLGRHVWPGLFTSRILGPDPWPAEEIIGQIREARDRRSGGHVHFSLKALRGEAGAALAYDGPALVPASPWLGAPAPQAPVVSVKRTADGLRVQAADCPWLLALWARYGSAWRFFTLPGGEGTLPGRWEGAPLGPVWASSIGRTGGESPLVAVLPEAPHGTP from the coding sequence GTGGTTCGTGAAGGTCTGAAGCGCCTGGCGGCCCTCGCCGCGGCCGCGGCCTTCCTGGGCTGCGTCCCCCTGCGCCGCACGCCCCCGCCGGCCCCCCGGGAATTCCGCGGCGCCTGGGTGGCCTCCGTGGCCAACATCGACTGGCCCAGCCGCCCGGGCCTCGGCGCCGAAGCCCAGCGCCAGGAGGCCCGGGACCTGGTGGCCCTGGCCCGGGCCCGGGGCCTGAACGCCCTCATCCTCCAGGTGCGCCCCGGCGCGGACGCGCTGTACCCCTCCGCCCTGGAGCCCTGGTCCGAGTACCTCACCGGGGAGCAGGGCCGCCCGCCCTCGCCCTGCTACGACCCGCTGGCCTTCTGGATCCGGGAGGCCCACGCCGCCGGCCTCGAGCTCCACGCCTGGTTCAACCCCTACCGGGCGCGGCCCTCCTCGGCCCATTCGCCCCTGGCCCCCGGGCACGTGGCCCGGGCCCGGCCCGGGCTGGTGCGCGCCTACGGCGACCAGCTCTGGCTGGACCCCGGGGAGCCGGAGGCCCTGGAGCGGGCCCTGGCCGTCATCCTGGACGTGGTGCGCCGCTACGACGTGGACGGCGTGCACATCGACGACTACTTCTACCCCTACCCCGTCAAGGACGCCGCGGGCCAGCCCGTGGACTTCCCCGACGAGGCCCCCTGGCGGGCCTACCTGGCCGCGGGGGGGACCCTCTCGCGCCCCGACTGGCGCCGCCATAACGTGGATGCCCTGGTGGAGCGCATCTACGCGGAGGTCCACCGGGTCAGGCCCACCGTCCGGGTCGGCGTGAGCCCCTTCGGCGTCGGCCGGCCCGGGCCGGGCTTCAGCCAGTACGAGGAGCTCTACGCCGACGTGGAGACCTGGCTGGCCCGGGGCTGGGTGGACTACCTCGCGCCCCAGCTCTACTGGAAGCGCGATTCGCCGGGGCAGCCCTTCGGGCCCCTCCTGGACTACTGGCAGGGCCGGAACGTCCTGGGCCGCCACGTGTGGCCGGGCCTCTTCACCAGCCGGATCCTGGGGCCGGATCCCTGGCCCGCGGAGGAGATCATCGGCCAGATCCGGGAGGCCCGGGACCGCCGCAGCGGGGGCCACGTCCACTTCAGCCTGAAGGCCCTGCGGGGCGAGGCCGGCGCGGCCCTGGCCTACGACGGCCCCGCCCTGGTGCCCGCCTCGCCGTGGCTGGGGGCACCGGCGCCCCAGGCGCCCGTGGTGAGCGTGAAGCGCACCGCGGACGGCCTGCGCGTCCAGGCCGCGGACTGCCCCTGGCTCCTGGCCCTCTGGGCCCGGTACGGGAGCGCCTGGCGCTTCTTCACCCTTCCCGGCGGCGAGGGGACCCTCCCCGGCCGGTGGGAAGGGGCGCCGCTGGGGCCCGTGTGGGCCTCGTCCATCGGGCGCACCGGGGGCGAAAGCCCGCTGGTGGCCGTACTTCCGGAGGCACCCCATGGAACCCCATGA
- a CDS encoding C40 family peptidase, which yields MRPAFLRGLIAPLLAALCAWAADPPAHVVVRPVANLFSGPGADADVVSQALLGARVAELERRDGWVRIQGDDGYAGWAEASALRALKAGEGYPAGAKVEVDVLGANVYREPDVTRHAPVLTAPFGAVLERAPGPQDSARWLGVRLPDGRAAWIQSGDVRTDFRPIGIEASLDLARRFLGVNYTWGGCSSFGFDCSGFTQAILRRRGAILPRDANVQAEWPGLAPVKDRADLEPGDLLFFGKDKDHITHTGMYLGKGAFIHDTPRIRPMVQISDLGSPEWSAILVAMRRLK from the coding sequence ATGCGCCCTGCCTTCCTCCGCGGCCTCATCGCCCCCCTCCTGGCGGCCCTTTGCGCCTGGGCCGCGGACCCTCCCGCCCACGTGGTGGTCCGGCCCGTGGCGAACCTCTTCTCGGGGCCCGGGGCGGACGCGGACGTGGTTTCCCAGGCCCTCCTGGGGGCCCGGGTGGCGGAGCTGGAACGCAGGGACGGCTGGGTGCGGATCCAGGGCGACGACGGCTACGCGGGCTGGGCCGAAGCCTCGGCCCTGCGGGCCCTGAAGGCCGGCGAAGGGTACCCCGCCGGCGCCAAGGTCGAAGTGGACGTGCTGGGCGCCAACGTCTACCGGGAACCGGATGTGACCCGCCACGCCCCGGTGCTCACCGCGCCCTTCGGCGCGGTCCTGGAGCGGGCCCCGGGCCCCCAGGACAGCGCGCGCTGGCTGGGGGTGAGGCTTCCGGATGGCCGCGCCGCATGGATCCAGAGCGGCGACGTGCGCACGGACTTCAGGCCCATCGGCATCGAGGCCTCCCTGGACCTGGCCCGGCGCTTCCTGGGCGTGAACTACACCTGGGGGGGCTGCTCCTCCTTCGGGTTCGACTGCTCGGGCTTCACCCAGGCCATCCTCCGCCGGCGGGGCGCCATCCTCCCCCGGGACGCCAACGTCCAGGCGGAATGGCCGGGCCTGGCGCCCGTGAAGGACCGCGCCGACCTGGAACCCGGCGATCTGCTCTTCTTCGGCAAGGACAAGGACCACATCACCCACACCGGGATGTACCTCGGCAAGGGCGCCTTCATCCACGACACACCCAGGATTCGCCCCATGGTGCAGATCTCGGACCTCGGCAGCCCCGAATGGTCCGCCATCCTCGTGGCGATGCGGAGGCTCAAGTGA
- a CDS encoding dipeptide epimerase: protein MKRRELFQALAAATAGSALLGRDLLDAPPAPAAAPRAPGFTTRIRRLELRHTWTTTMSSSAYRDTLHAEFTRDGITGYGEGAGIVRYQQSALGGQQALEAVASLITGGDPWTFDKLLAELDRRLPGQRAALAAVDLALFDWMGKKLGVPVYRHFGLDPADAAVTNMSIGIDTPEITRQKVREAEDFPVLKIKVGLATDEATLEAVRSVTKKPLRVDANEGWTSKEEAARKINWLESQGVQLIEQPLPAHMVEEHRWIRNHVHIPIFADEACHSAQDIPRLRESFDGIVVKLDKAGGLLEAYRQLTVAKALGMKTMIGCMVSSSCSITAAAHLSPLADYADLDGFLLIANDPYVGVTAKKGKLILPGAPGLGVRLVR, encoded by the coding sequence GTGAAACGACGCGAACTCTTCCAGGCACTGGCCGCGGCGACCGCGGGTTCGGCGCTCCTCGGGCGGGACCTGCTGGACGCGCCCCCGGCCCCGGCCGCGGCCCCCCGGGCCCCGGGCTTCACCACCCGGATCCGGCGCCTGGAGCTCCGGCACACCTGGACCACCACCATGTCCTCCAGCGCCTACCGGGACACCCTGCACGCCGAGTTCACCCGGGACGGGATCACGGGCTACGGGGAGGGCGCCGGCATCGTGCGCTACCAGCAGAGCGCCCTGGGCGGGCAGCAGGCCCTGGAGGCCGTGGCCTCCCTCATCACCGGCGGCGACCCCTGGACCTTCGACAAGCTCCTGGCGGAGCTGGACCGGCGCCTGCCCGGGCAGCGCGCGGCCCTGGCCGCCGTGGACCTGGCCCTCTTCGACTGGATGGGCAAGAAGCTGGGGGTGCCCGTGTACCGCCACTTCGGCCTGGACCCCGCCGACGCCGCCGTCACCAACATGTCCATCGGCATCGACACCCCGGAGATCACCCGCCAGAAGGTGCGCGAGGCCGAGGACTTCCCCGTCCTCAAGATCAAGGTGGGCCTGGCCACGGACGAGGCCACCCTCGAGGCGGTGCGCAGCGTCACGAAAAAGCCCCTGCGGGTGGACGCCAACGAGGGCTGGACCAGCAAGGAGGAGGCGGCCCGCAAGATCAACTGGCTGGAATCCCAGGGGGTGCAGCTCATCGAGCAGCCCCTGCCCGCGCACATGGTGGAGGAGCACCGGTGGATCCGGAACCACGTGCACATCCCCATCTTCGCGGACGAGGCCTGCCACTCCGCCCAGGACATCCCCAGGCTGCGGGAATCCTTCGACGGCATCGTGGTGAAGCTGGACAAGGCGGGGGGGCTCCTGGAGGCCTACCGCCAGCTCACCGTGGCCAAGGCCCTGGGCATGAAGACCATGATCGGGTGCATGGTGTCCAGCTCCTGCTCCATCACCGCCGCGGCCCACCTCTCCCCCCTGGCGGACTACGCGGACCTGGACGGGTTCCTGCTCATCGCCAACGACCCCTACGTGGGCGTGACGGCGAAGAAGGGCAAGCTCATCCTGCCCGGCGCTCCGGGCCTCGGCGTGCGGCTGGTGCGATGA
- a CDS encoding N-acetylmuramoyl-L-alanine amidase: MKAALPALAAVLLLGAACHQAPRNPMAQWSPSPNFNARRPQMIIIHHTACTTFDEALRILKTENSGGPVSSHYLIGRDGKLAQLVSDDHRAWHAGGGGAWGASRDINSLSIGIELDNNGFEPFAQPQIDKLLALLDDLVRRYDIPRSQILAHADVDPVRKHDPNASFPWKLLAEKGFGLWPDADLPEPPAGFDPWAALRILGYSMKSPAATLGAFHLHYRATEAGELDALDRRILFNLQSRQLGTAGLPHQDLGLPGDQVIR, translated from the coding sequence ATGAAGGCCGCCCTTCCCGCCCTCGCCGCCGTGCTCCTCCTGGGCGCCGCCTGCCACCAGGCGCCCCGCAACCCCATGGCGCAGTGGTCCCCCTCGCCCAACTTCAACGCCCGCCGGCCCCAGATGATCATCATCCACCACACGGCCTGCACCACCTTCGACGAGGCCCTGCGGATCCTCAAGACCGAGAATTCCGGCGGGCCCGTGAGCAGCCACTACCTCATCGGCCGGGACGGGAAACTGGCCCAGCTGGTCTCCGACGACCACCGGGCCTGGCACGCCGGGGGCGGCGGCGCCTGGGGGGCCTCCCGGGACATCAATTCCCTCTCCATCGGCATCGAACTGGACAACAACGGCTTCGAGCCCTTCGCCCAGCCCCAGATCGACAAGCTCCTGGCGCTCCTGGACGACCTGGTGCGCCGCTACGACATCCCCCGCTCCCAGATCCTCGCCCACGCCGACGTGGACCCCGTTCGCAAGCACGACCCCAACGCCTCCTTCCCCTGGAAGCTCCTGGCCGAGAAGGGCTTCGGCCTCTGGCCCGACGCCGACCTCCCGGAGCCGCCGGCGGGCTTCGACCCCTGGGCCGCCCTGCGCATCCTGGGCTATTCCATGAAGAGCCCCGCCGCCACCCTGGGGGCCTTCCACCTCCACTACCGCGCCACGGAGGCGGGGGAGCTGGACGCCCTGGACCGCAGGATCCTCTTCAACCTGCAGTCAAGGCAGCTTGGGACCGCGGGTCTTCCGCATCAGGATCTCGGACTGCCCGGCGATCAGGT
- the lysA gene encoding diaminopimelate decarboxylase, whose product MSLRPLSLALLLLAPALLRAADPTLHEALVAVRADKAGDPAVARVLQGLASAHGTPLYVYDQAHIRGQVASLKAAFAPRFPKLRVLYALKANTNPSIIGLLKGEGLGAEVVSLGEIEWALRTGYKGSEIMFTSSSKNPAELRRAIALGAVLNVDSLDELGQVRDEARRQKKQARISFRVNPGVDPHTIHQINTGITESKFGLHLQDGIALRAYEQAKAMPEIRIEGLHCHIGSQITETEGYTLTAKKMLAFVKELKDKLGLRLAFVDLGGGLGIPYKDGQAVMSPEDLARALEPIWKEGVAAAGYEPTLWLEPGRFFVGGSGFVLVRVNTVKQTPVKTFVNVDAGFNTLMRPILYQAYHRVRVLGKSADPVTVDIAGDVCETGDILAEARTLPRAAAGDLLAILDAGAYGFSMASEYNSRPMPAELLVDGNRVRVIRRRGGFGDIFRNTGK is encoded by the coding sequence GTGTCCTTGCGCCCCCTCAGCCTCGCCCTGCTTCTGCTCGCCCCGGCCCTGCTGCGGGCCGCGGACCCCACCCTCCACGAGGCCCTGGTGGCCGTCAGGGCGGACAAGGCCGGCGATCCGGCCGTGGCCAGGGTCCTCCAGGGCCTGGCCTCCGCCCACGGCACGCCGCTCTACGTCTACGACCAGGCCCACATCCGCGGCCAGGTGGCCTCCCTCAAGGCCGCCTTCGCGCCCCGGTTTCCGAAACTCCGGGTGCTCTACGCCCTCAAGGCCAACACCAACCCGTCCATCATCGGCCTCCTGAAGGGCGAGGGCCTCGGCGCCGAGGTGGTCTCCCTGGGCGAGATCGAGTGGGCGCTGCGGACGGGGTACAAGGGCTCCGAGATCATGTTCACCTCCTCCTCCAAGAACCCCGCCGAACTGCGCCGCGCCATCGCCCTGGGCGCCGTGCTCAACGTGGATTCCCTGGACGAGCTGGGCCAGGTGCGGGACGAGGCCCGCCGCCAGAAGAAGCAGGCCCGCATCAGCTTCCGGGTGAACCCGGGGGTGGACCCCCACACCATCCACCAGATCAACACCGGCATCACCGAATCCAAGTTCGGCCTCCACCTCCAGGACGGCATCGCCCTGCGCGCCTACGAGCAGGCCAAGGCCATGCCCGAGATCCGCATCGAGGGCCTGCACTGCCACATCGGCTCCCAGATCACCGAAACCGAGGGCTACACCCTCACCGCGAAGAAGATGCTGGCGTTCGTCAAGGAGCTCAAGGACAAGCTGGGCCTGCGCCTGGCCTTCGTGGACCTGGGCGGCGGACTGGGCATCCCCTACAAGGACGGCCAGGCGGTCATGTCCCCCGAGGACCTGGCCAGGGCCCTGGAGCCCATCTGGAAGGAGGGCGTGGCCGCCGCGGGCTACGAGCCCACCCTGTGGCTGGAGCCGGGGCGTTTCTTCGTGGGGGGCTCGGGCTTCGTCCTGGTGCGCGTCAACACCGTCAAGCAGACCCCGGTCAAGACCTTCGTGAACGTGGACGCGGGCTTCAACACCCTCATGCGCCCCATCCTCTACCAGGCCTACCACCGCGTGCGCGTCCTGGGCAAGTCCGCCGATCCGGTCACCGTGGACATCGCCGGCGACGTGTGCGAGACCGGCGACATCCTCGCCGAGGCCCGCACCCTGCCCCGCGCCGCCGCGGGCGATCTCCTGGCCATCCTCGACGCGGGCGCCTACGGGTTCTCCATGGCCAGCGAATACAATTCCCGTCCCATGCCCGCCGAACTGCTGGTGGACGGCAACCGGGTACGGGTCATCCGCCGCCGCGGGGGCTTCGGCGACATCTTCCGCAACACCGGCAAATGA
- a CDS encoding N-acetylmuramoyl-L-alanine amidase — protein MRFALPCLLLLLAAGCARPAIDASRHAKSQDSRVQFLILHFTGEPWDRSMKILTEDNVSAHYLVRDSPVEVYRLVDEDRRAWHAGASSWKGQTQLNAASIGIEIQNLGDVAGPDGKVVYHAYPPEQIDAVVALVKQIVARHGIRPDRVLGHSDIAPMRKVDPGPTFPWKRLADEGLITWPDPAKVAARKPAFEAAPPDAAWFQERLARHGFEIPATGRFDAVTTRILGNFQMKYRPAVYDGRPDAETAAILDVLTAP, from the coding sequence ATGAGATTCGCCCTTCCCTGCCTCCTCCTGCTCCTCGCGGCGGGCTGCGCCCGCCCCGCCATCGACGCCTCCCGCCACGCGAAAAGCCAGGACAGCCGGGTCCAGTTCCTCATCCTCCACTTCACCGGCGAACCCTGGGACCGCTCCATGAAGATCCTCACCGAGGACAACGTGAGCGCCCACTACCTGGTGCGGGACAGCCCCGTGGAGGTCTACCGCCTGGTGGACGAGGACCGGCGGGCCTGGCACGCCGGGGCCAGCTCCTGGAAGGGCCAGACCCAGCTCAACGCCGCCTCCATCGGCATCGAGATCCAGAACCTGGGCGACGTGGCGGGCCCCGACGGCAAGGTCGTCTACCACGCCTACCCCCCGGAGCAGATCGACGCCGTCGTCGCCCTGGTGAAGCAGATCGTCGCGCGCCACGGGATCCGCCCCGACCGCGTCCTGGGCCACAGCGACATCGCGCCCATGCGCAAGGTGGACCCGGGCCCCACCTTCCCCTGGAAGCGCCTGGCCGACGAGGGCCTGATCACCTGGCCCGACCCCGCCAAGGTGGCCGCGCGCAAACCGGCCTTCGAGGCCGCCCCGCCCGACGCCGCGTGGTTCCAGGAGCGCCTCGCCCGCCACGGCTTCGAGATCCCGGCCACGGGCCGCTTCGACGCCGTCACCACCCGGATCCTGGGCAACTTCCAGATGAAGTACCGCCCCGCCGTCTACGACGGCAGGCCCGACGCCGAAACCGCCGCCATCCTGGACGTGCTCACCGCTCCCTGA
- a CDS encoding N-acetylglucosamine kinase: MEPHDHEPPRFLALGIDAGGTATRWALATPPGDIVAEGSVAGFSAMDLYGPGQARVETVLGELARAVLAAGRPVRVHAGLTGFGAAGDVLARLVAAPLGLPEDAVSLSSDIETTYLDLFPPGQGYVVYAGTGSVGVFIDAAGEMHRAGGRGVLIDDGGGGFWIAREGLRHVWRREDERPGAWRESPLAQELFDLVGGDDWAHTRRTVYSGTRGDVGRLALAVARAADRDPAARHILRAAGTELARLAGALLGRYGPRPVALSGRAATLHPLIPETMREALPPGTPFAVRTSRGEHAAARLALAAAGVPPEEPLP; encoded by the coding sequence ATGGAACCCCATGATCACGAGCCGCCCCGATTCCTGGCCCTGGGCATCGACGCGGGGGGCACCGCCACCCGCTGGGCCCTGGCCACGCCCCCGGGGGATATCGTGGCGGAAGGCTCCGTGGCGGGCTTCAGCGCCATGGACCTCTACGGACCCGGCCAGGCCCGGGTGGAAACCGTCCTGGGGGAGCTGGCCCGGGCCGTGCTGGCCGCGGGGCGCCCCGTGCGGGTCCACGCGGGGCTCACGGGGTTCGGGGCCGCCGGGGACGTCCTGGCCCGGCTCGTGGCCGCGCCCCTGGGCCTGCCCGAGGACGCCGTGTCCCTGAGCAGCGACATCGAGACCACGTACCTGGACCTCTTCCCCCCGGGACAGGGCTACGTCGTGTACGCGGGCACCGGTTCCGTGGGCGTCTTCATCGACGCGGCCGGGGAGATGCACCGCGCCGGGGGCCGCGGCGTCCTCATCGACGACGGGGGCGGCGGGTTCTGGATCGCCCGGGAGGGCCTCCGCCACGTGTGGCGCAGGGAGGACGAGCGGCCCGGAGCCTGGCGGGAATCCCCCCTGGCCCAGGAACTCTTCGATCTGGTGGGCGGGGACGACTGGGCCCACACCCGCAGGACCGTCTACAGCGGAACCCGCGGCGACGTGGGGCGCCTGGCCCTGGCCGTGGCCCGGGCCGCGGACCGGGACCCCGCGGCCCGGCACATCCTCCGGGCCGCCGGAACCGAACTGGCCCGCCTCGCCGGGGCCCTCCTGGGCCGGTACGGCCCCCGCCCCGTGGCCCTCAGCGGCCGCGCCGCCACCCTCCACCCCCTCATCCCCGAAACCATGCGCGAAGCCCTGCCCCCCGGCACGCCCTTCGCCGTCCGCACCAGCCGGGGCGAACACGCCGCGGCCCGCCTGGCCCTGGCCGCCGCCGGCGTCCCCCCCGAGGAGCCCCTCCCATGA
- a CDS encoding gamma-glutamyl-gamma-aminobutyrate hydrolase family protein (Members of this family of hydrolases with an active site Cys residue belong to MEROPS family C26.), translating into MRLLALFLAFGLGLGAQERFLDAPRPAHDGPRLVVFNPTVWNLRCLAALRERGILEVPGLTVIGVYGVRQKEDFEASRRFAAEPGHGWIRFHAVTAPLAEAELYARNACTPDFEAVASRSDGVVFFGGPDIPAALLHQKTNFLSEVDDPHRNRLELSAIFHLLGGTQDPRATPLLASRPAFPVLGICLGFQSLNVGTGGTLAQDIWTGVYGAASVEDAIALGPEQWHSNPYRRLFPQEKLMSFTFHTLQLGEGRFLKGAGFGPGDHPRVLSAHHQAVTQVAEGWRVLATSRDGRLVEAMEHRRFPNVLGVQFHPEHLHLWETGPGYRQRPEDVPGSCGANLAGTPRSLEFHKAVWAWLGKALRER; encoded by the coding sequence ATGAGGCTCCTGGCCCTGTTCCTGGCCTTCGGCCTGGGCCTGGGGGCCCAGGAGCGCTTCCTGGACGCGCCCCGGCCCGCCCACGACGGCCCCCGGCTGGTGGTGTTCAACCCCACGGTGTGGAACCTCCGGTGCCTGGCCGCGCTGCGGGAGCGGGGCATCCTGGAGGTTCCCGGCCTCACGGTCATCGGGGTCTACGGCGTGCGCCAGAAGGAGGACTTCGAGGCCTCCAGGCGCTTCGCCGCGGAGCCCGGCCACGGGTGGATCCGCTTCCACGCCGTCACCGCGCCCCTGGCCGAGGCCGAGCTCTATGCCCGCAACGCCTGCACCCCGGACTTCGAGGCCGTGGCGTCCCGCTCCGACGGGGTCGTGTTCTTCGGCGGGCCGGATATCCCCGCGGCCCTCCTCCACCAGAAGACGAATTTCCTCTCCGAAGTGGACGACCCCCACCGGAACCGCCTGGAGCTCTCGGCCATCTTCCACCTGCTGGGGGGAACCCAGGACCCCCGCGCCACGCCCCTGCTGGCGTCCCGCCCGGCCTTCCCGGTCCTGGGCATCTGCCTGGGCTTCCAGAGCCTGAACGTGGGCACCGGCGGGACCCTCGCGCAGGACATCTGGACCGGCGTCTACGGCGCCGCCAGCGTGGAGGACGCCATCGCGCTGGGGCCCGAGCAGTGGCACAGCAACCCCTACAGGCGCCTCTTCCCCCAGGAAAAGCTCATGTCCTTCACCTTCCACACGCTCCAACTGGGGGAGGGCCGCTTCCTCAAGGGGGCCGGCTTCGGCCCGGGGGACCATCCCCGCGTCCTCAGCGCCCACCATCAGGCGGTGACCCAGGTGGCGGAAGGATGGCGCGTGCTGGCCACCTCCCGGGACGGGAGGCTCGTGGAGGCCATGGAGCACCGGCGCTTTCCCAACGTGCTGGGGGTCCAGTTCCACCCGGAGCACCTCCATCTCTGGGAGACGGGGCCGGGCTACCGCCAGCGCCCGGAGGATGTCCCCGGGAGCTGCGGCGCGAACCTGGCGGGGACGCCCCGGAGCCTGGAATTCCACAAGGCGGTGTGGGCCTGGCTGGGCAAGGCCCTCAGGGAGCGGTGA
- a CDS encoding L,D-transpeptidase family protein has product MSNPSTRGTHPAPGKGRRAPILLAFLAALALGAQAPAVPPGALRDRSAEFAASGQVLLVTAPGWNASRGFLQRFERAGGALVKVGAPLPVWLGKSGLAWRSDDGAPVPPAPGPAKREGDGRSPAGVLTFGGMWGYAPQAPPGVKLPYRASTECDRCVDDPDHADYGRIVRAGPAPTWRSAERLRLGTDHYRWLAVIHYNDQRPIKGAGSCIFLHVAPAPGEATSGCTALAPDDLLLVLEWLDPALNPLLVQLPGELLESARTAWNLPAALHP; this is encoded by the coding sequence ATGTCCAACCCCAGCACCCGTGGAACCCACCCGGCCCCAGGCAAGGGGAGGCGCGCCCCGATCCTCCTGGCGTTCCTGGCCGCCCTGGCCCTGGGCGCGCAGGCCCCGGCGGTCCCCCCCGGGGCCCTGCGGGACCGCTCCGCCGAATTCGCCGCCTCGGGCCAGGTGCTCCTGGTCACCGCCCCGGGCTGGAACGCCAGCAGGGGCTTCCTGCAGCGCTTCGAGCGCGCCGGGGGGGCCCTGGTGAAGGTCGGCGCGCCCCTTCCCGTGTGGCTCGGGAAATCGGGCCTGGCCTGGCGCAGCGACGACGGCGCGCCGGTGCCCCCCGCCCCGGGCCCCGCCAAGCGCGAGGGCGACGGGCGTTCCCCCGCGGGGGTCCTCACCTTCGGCGGCATGTGGGGCTACGCGCCCCAGGCGCCCCCGGGGGTCAAGCTGCCCTACCGCGCCTCCACCGAGTGCGACCGCTGCGTGGACGACCCCGACCACGCCGACTACGGGCGCATCGTGCGCGCCGGCCCGGCCCCCACCTGGCGCTCCGCGGAGCGCCTGCGCCTGGGCACGGACCACTACCGCTGGCTGGCGGTGATCCACTACAACGACCAGCGCCCCATCAAGGGCGCCGGAAGCTGCATCTTCCTTCACGTGGCCCCCGCCCCCGGCGAGGCCACCTCGGGCTGCACGGCCCTGGCCCCCGACGACCTCCTCCTCGTCCTGGAATGGCTGGACCCGGCCCTGAACCCGCTCCTCGTGCAGCTCCCCGGGGAGCTGCTGGAATCCGCCAGGACCGCCTGGAACCTGCCCGCCGCCCTCCACCCCTAA
- a CDS encoding serine hydrolase: MLKSFRAWTLFLAALGCLQAQGGPSWTWTRMEGEVTRLADAVEGRVGVFIQSLDTGESFALRADEVFPAASTIKLALLLELYRQCERPGPRLTDPYLLDPRDLAEDSAILGNLAPGTRLTLRDLALFTVVVSDNSATNILMDRVGMDRVNAGLDALGLRRTRLRRKMMDAQAAREGRENLATPRELAGLLLEIHRGRTLAPESRCDLMKLLAIPKDSYLARLLPDGLAVADKTGSLPGVRNDVGIVFVKNRPFVVAVMASHLRDDREGEAVIGRIARSAAAWMELAGAASAEGRVNGTLQVR, from the coding sequence ATGCTCAAATCGTTCCGTGCGTGGACACTTTTCCTCGCGGCCCTGGGCTGCCTCCAGGCCCAGGGGGGGCCCTCCTGGACCTGGACCCGCATGGAGGGGGAGGTGACCCGCCTCGCCGACGCCGTGGAGGGCCGGGTGGGGGTGTTCATCCAGAGCCTGGACACGGGGGAGAGCTTCGCCCTGAGGGCGGACGAGGTCTTCCCCGCCGCCAGCACCATCAAGCTGGCCCTCCTCCTGGAACTGTACCGCCAGTGCGAAAGGCCCGGCCCCCGCCTCACGGACCCCTACCTCCTGGACCCCCGGGACCTGGCCGAGGACAGCGCCATCCTGGGGAACCTGGCCCCCGGGACCCGCCTGACCCTGCGGGACCTGGCCCTGTTCACGGTGGTGGTGAGCGACAACAGCGCCACCAACATCCTCATGGACCGGGTGGGCATGGACCGGGTCAACGCGGGCCTGGACGCCCTGGGCCTCCGCCGCACCCGGCTGCGCCGGAAGATGATGGACGCCCAGGCCGCCCGCGAGGGCCGGGAGAACCTGGCCACCCCCCGGGAGCTGGCCGGGCTCCTCCTGGAGATCCACCGGGGCCGGACCCTCGCCCCGGAATCCCGGTGCGATCTCATGAAGCTCCTGGCCATCCCCAAGGACAGCTACCTCGCCCGCCTCCTGCCCGATGGCCTGGCCGTCGCCGACAAGACCGGCTCCCTCCCGGGCGTGCGCAACGACGTGGGCATCGTCTTCGTGAAGAACCGCCCCTTCGTCGTCGCCGTGATGGCCTCCCACCTCCGGGACGACCGGGAAGGGGAGGCCGTCATCGGCCGCATCGCCCGGAGCGCCGCGGCGTGGATGGAACTGGCGGGGGCCGCCTCGGCGGAGGGCAGGGTGAACGGTACGCTCCAGGTCCGGTAG